One Hordeum vulgare subsp. vulgare chromosome 4H, MorexV3_pseudomolecules_assembly, whole genome shotgun sequence DNA window includes the following coding sequences:
- the LOC123447277 gene encoding uncharacterized protein LOC123447277 — protein sequence MFSHTLLLGPIALCLLCHALHTDGVGLRPTIQEEDGKTKRIFTSLKSNSIVMTSVGQDSSSWGEPYFAVHQTTTTRGPHDNYYGLHVTTDVYSHNLRPGQQSSTAIWVNHVGDGVKSSLNAISIGWHIYPEHYGDSHPHFYTDWTVMCL from the exons ATGTTTAGCCATACTCTACTTCTAGGACCAATTGCTCTATGTTTACTTTGTCATGCACTTCATACTGACGGTGTTGGATTACGTCCTACTATCCAAGAG GAGGATGGCAAAACCAAAAGAATTTTTACAAGTTTGAAGTCAAACTCCATTGTAATGACATCTGTTGGACAAGATTCAAGTTCATGGGGTGAACCATAT TTTGCAGTGCACCAAACAACAACTACTCGAGGTCCTCACGACAACTACTATGGCTTACATGTCACCACGGATGTGTATAGCCACAATCTAAGACCCGGCCAGCAGAGTTCGACTGCAATTTGGGTTAATCATGTTGGAGATGGTGTTAAATCAAGCTTAAATGCAATTAGTATTGGCTGGCAT ATCTATCCAGAGCACTATGGCGACTCACATCCACACTTCTATACTGACTGGACGGTGATGTGTTTATGA